The proteins below are encoded in one region of Hordeum vulgare subsp. vulgare chromosome 3H, MorexV3_pseudomolecules_assembly, whole genome shotgun sequence:
- the LOC123444399 gene encoding homeobox protein HAZ1-like: MDKTSASGLVQENKKVGNDSSSPPTKGKRGRKGSQITASKKYLRRSAHSSARVLRSTSKDKSKTPNEPVSPLRSAHSSPRVLRSTPKNKSKTPKKQVNSSRSTRSSARALSSTLKKKAPNEPVNDSTAAQPAARKRKRGRPSNAANPKNECIKIRQRVRYILNRMNYEQSFIQAYAGEGWKGQSLEKIRPEKELERAKAEILRCKLRIREAFRNMDSLLLEGKLDESLFDSEGEISSEDIFCAICASKHVTLKNDIILCDGVCDRGFHQKCLNPPLLAEDIPQGDEGWLCPACDCKLDCIDLLNELQGSTLAIHDSWEEVFPESTSNGLEQIGASDLPSDDSEEDYDPTLAERGMEDGNKSSAEDVDEGSDSDDLDFITSSDESEPSKKKKSESNNKNTVNDLELPSDDSEDDDFDPEGRNSSEDQKAKTNSDESDFTSDSDDFCAEISKSCGKDEVLAPSFADPTAGVDIMEAELEQDSVLPSSSRRQVGRLNYKKLYDEAYGKETTDSSDEEEWSGHSTCPNGNPEDSDTDSLAGSLKPAKTRRARGGRQNNERTPQSERHSGSVSEQHPEVLHSNGTSSTARKKRYGPIVNQKLKAYFEKEPYPSRPAKESLAQELGLTFHQVTRWFSSTRHYSRATGAKKGKRPENYTAENNDGIAADSIQQREPSGSVLEKPTVGRNGIVSEERMTQNNLDEGEKDINGEQTLDMTPTANKHNTTKNSRDVDSPIGAPGGNQQSGTSRNAEDIQDIGCEQTVATVNQNCTINSNNVGSPKDVSGGNHRLNSPKIVGSPRRRSAGKNIPGLEHVDEARRKAILQELRRMKAAGR; the protein is encoded by the exons ATGGACAAAACATCTGCTTCTGGTCTTGTTCAGGAGAATAAAAAAGTTGGGAATGATTCATCATCTCCTCCTACcaaggggaaaaggggaaggAAAGGGTCCCAGATTACAGCAAGTAAAAAGTATCTCCGGAGATCTGCACATAGTAGTGCCAGGGTTCTTCGCTCTACTTCAAAAGACAAGAGTAAGACACCTAATGAGCCAGTAAGTCCATTGAGATCCGCTCATAGTAGTCCCAGGGTGCTTCGATCTACCCCAAAAAACAAGAGCAAGACACCTAAAAAGCAAGTAAATTCCTCGAGGTCCACACGTAGTAGTGCCAGGGCACTTAGCTCTACCTTAAAGAAGAAGGCACCTAATGAGCCAGTAAACGACAGCACTGCTGCTCAACCAgctgctagaaaaaggaaaagaggcaGGCCCTCAAATGCAGCGAATCCCAAGAATGAGTGCATCAAAATTCGCCAGCGAGTCAGATACATTTTGAATCGAATGAACTACGAACAAAGTTTCATTCAAGCTTACGCCGGTGAAGGTTGGAAAGGTCAAAG TTTGGAAAAGATAAGACCTGAGAAGGAGCTTGAACGAGCCAAGGCAGAAATCTTGCGATGCAAGTTAAGAATCCGGGAAGCTTTTCGTAATATGGATTCTCTTCTATTGGAGGGGAAGCTCGATGAATCTTTATTTGATTCTGAGGGAGAAATATCTAGTGAAGAT ATTTTCTGTGCGATATGTGCTTCAAAGCATGTTACGCTGAAAAATGATATCATTCTTTGCGATGGAGTGTGTGATAGAGGATTCCACCAGAAATGTTTGAATCCTCCTTTGCTGGCAGAAGATA TTCCTCAGGGGGATGAAGGATGGCTTTGCCCTGCGTGTGATTGCAAGCTAGATTGTATAGATTTACTAAATGAACTCCAAGGGAGCACACTTGCTATTCATGACTCATGGGAG GAAGTTTTTCCTGAGTCAACTTCAAATGGCTTAGAGCAAATTGGTGCATCTGATCTTCCATCGGATGATTCAGAGGAGGATTATGACCCTACTTTAGCTGAAAGGGGCATGGAAGATGGAAACAAATCATCTGCAGAGGATGTGGACGAAGGATCAGATTCTGATGACTTGGATTTTATAACATCATCCGATGAGTCTGAACCTTCGAAGAAGAAAAAGTCTGAATCAAATAACAAAAATACAGTCAATGACCTTGAGTTGCCTTCTGACGACTCGGAGGATGATGACTTCGATCCAGAAGGTCGAAATTCCAGTGAAGACCAAAAGGCCAAAACAAACTCAGACGAGTCAGACTTCACATCTGATTCTGATGATTTCTGTGCCGAGATTTCTAAATCTTGTGGCAAGGATGAAGTTTTGGCACCTTCATTCGCAGATCCGACTGCTGGAGTGGACATTATGGAGGCAGAGCTAGAGCAAGACTCTGTGCTACCATCTTCAAGTAGGCGACAAGTTGGACGTTTGAATTACAAAAAGCTTTATGAT gaggcttatggaaaagaaaccaCTGATTCAAGCGATGAAGAAGAGTGGTCTGGACATAGCACATGCCCAAATGGAAATCCAGAAGACAGTGATACAGATTCACTTGCTGGTTCACTTAAGCCGGCAAAAACCAGAAGAGCACGAGGTGGGCGCCAGAACAATGAACGTACTCCACAGAGTGAACGGCACAGTGGTTCAGTAAGTGAACAGCATCCTGAAGTGCTTCACTCCAATGGCACCAGTAGTACGGCCAGGAAAAAACGTTATGGTCCTATTGTTAATCAG AAACTTAAGGCGTATTTCGAGAAAGAACCTTATCCTAGTCGCCCAGCAAAAGAAAGTCTGGCACAAGAGCTTGGCCTGACATTCCATCAG GTCACTAGATGGTTTTCTAGCACTCGTCATTATTCAAGAGCTACTGGTGCCAAAAAAGGGAAGCGTCCAGAAAACTATACTGCTGAGAACAACGATGGGATTGCTGCAGATAGCATACAACAGAGAGAGCCCAGTGGCAGTGTATTGGAAAAACCAACTGTAGGTAGAAATGGTATTGTTTCAGAGGAAAGGATGACACAGAATAATCTTGATGAAGGTGAGAAAGATATCAACGGCGAGCAGACACTGGATATGACTCCTACTGCTAACAAACACAACACTACCAAAAACTCAAGAGACGTTGACTCACCAATTGGTGCGCCTGGAGGAAACCAGCAAAGTGGCACCTCGAGGAATGCAGAAGATATACAAGATATTGGATGTGAGCAGACTGTGGCTACTGTCAACCAAAACTGCACCATCAACTCAAACAATGTGGGATCGCCAAAAGATGTGTCTGGAGGAAACCATCGCCTTAACTCTCCAAAGATTGTTGGAAGCCCAAGACGTAGGTCTGCTGGGAAGAACATTCCTGGGCTAGAACATGTAGATGAGGCAAGGAGGAAGGCAATACTGCAGGAGCTGAGGAGGATGAAGGCGGCAGGCAGGTGA